From a region of the Haloferax volcanii DS2 genome:
- a CDS encoding winged helix-turn-helix domain-containing protein, protein MEAVLWYVLTGTRGGENRVRILKTVEEQPRNANQLAETLDLDYKTVRHHLDVLMDNDVVQRSGDDYGAVYLPSPRCRANWETVETIVERMD, encoded by the coding sequence ATGGAGGCTGTCCTCTGGTACGTGCTCACGGGAACCCGCGGGGGCGAAAACCGTGTGCGTATTCTCAAGACCGTAGAGGAGCAGCCGCGAAACGCCAACCAACTGGCCGAGACGCTCGACCTCGACTACAAGACCGTCCGACACCACCTCGACGTGCTCATGGACAACGACGTGGTCCAGCGGAGCGGCGACGACTACGGCGCGGTCTACCTCCCGTCGCCGCGGTGTCGCGCCAACTGGGAGACCGTCGAGACAATCGTCGAGCGGATGGACTGA
- the epsC gene encoding serine O-acetyltransferase EpsC, with the protein MSYTYSGDAHLGLAASYRADDDPFPTDTSLSFPRRNHLREDVDLIKRLLFPRCWNAGPWVADEELLRDGVANFGALCYSGIDPYIDEDPKPIVDEVVRRLPDIRERLKKDVEAAYKGDPAARSYVEIIRSYPGVQAIVVHRVAHAFYEAGAPAYARELAEYAKMESGIDIHPGATIGDYFFIDHGTGVVIGETTTIGEWARIYQDVTLGALHFEEDEDDEHSLKKGYKRHPDIGDSVVIGAGTKVLGAVSVGDHVSIGANSWVTEDVPDHTSVYISEHPTHERKHRD; encoded by the coding sequence ATGTCCTACACCTACTCGGGCGACGCGCATCTCGGGCTCGCGGCGTCCTACCGCGCCGACGACGACCCCTTCCCCACGGACACGTCGCTTTCGTTCCCGCGCCGGAACCACCTGCGAGAGGACGTCGACCTCATCAAGCGCCTCCTGTTTCCCCGGTGTTGGAACGCGGGGCCGTGGGTCGCAGACGAGGAACTCCTCCGCGACGGCGTCGCCAACTTCGGCGCGCTCTGTTACTCCGGTATCGACCCCTACATAGACGAGGACCCCAAGCCCATCGTGGACGAGGTCGTCAGGCGACTCCCCGATATCCGCGAGCGGCTGAAGAAAGACGTGGAGGCGGCGTACAAAGGCGACCCCGCCGCGCGCAGCTACGTCGAAATCATCCGGTCGTACCCCGGCGTGCAGGCCATCGTCGTCCACCGGGTCGCCCACGCCTTCTACGAGGCCGGCGCGCCCGCGTACGCCCGCGAACTCGCCGAGTACGCGAAGATGGAGTCGGGCATCGACATCCACCCCGGCGCGACCATCGGCGACTACTTCTTCATCGACCACGGCACCGGCGTCGTCATCGGTGAGACGACGACTATCGGCGAGTGGGCGCGCATCTATCAGGACGTGACGCTCGGCGCGCTCCACTTCGAGGAGGACGAAGACGACGAACACTCGCTCAAGAAGGGGTACAAACGCCACCCGGACATCGGTGACAGCGTCGTCATCGGCGCGGGGACCAAAGTGCTCGGCGCGGTCTCCGTCGGCGACCACGTGAGCATCGGCGCGAACTCGTGGGTCACAGAAGACGTGCCGGACCACACGAGCGTCTACATCTCGGAACACCCGACCCACGAGCGGAAACACCGGGACTGA
- a CDS encoding DUF7282 domain-containing protein, producing MTLVVVVGGIPAAAAAQQETTAVSFENQATGGTTVTVDSVTLPDGGFVTIHDASVTDGNVLGSVVGSSAYLDAGTHEDVTVHLDEPVDESGTFVAMPHMDSDGDRVYSFVAANGEADGPYTADGSAVVDTATVNASATVSMSDQPTTGDSVVVDRVELSQGGFVTIHDASVTEGAVFESIRGTSAYLPAGVHENVRVELDAPVTENTTLVPMAHMDTDGDETYTFPESEGETDGPYTADGSPVVDTAMAMPSDSASVNYTAQATGGYSVVVDSAYLPDGGFVTVHDGTVTEGQVFESIRGTSAYLEPGLHRDVRVTLDSPLNETTTVVPMAHMDTDGDETYTFPESEGGADGPYTADGSPVVDSGEATVSASVDYTTKASDGATVVVDRVELSEGGFVTIHDPSLSGGAVFDSVVGTSMYLPAGVHEDVAVTFDEPIRSSQVLTPMAHMDTNDNEAYDFVTSEGEADGPYTADGGAVVASAHTSVNAVVTAMDQSGDGTTVTVDSVTLHDGGFVTVHDATVTEGAVFESVRGTSAYLDAGTHENVEISLDAPLDESGTVVPMAHMDTNGNEAYDFVTGEGENDGPYVAAGGAVIATANYTVEGTMSETTTDEPTDSMTDEPTETMTDEPATEMTDESMETTTESSTDAPGFGLVVALVALVAAALVAARRR from the coding sequence ATGACACTCGTCGTGGTCGTCGGGGGCATCCCGGCGGCCGCAGCGGCACAACAGGAGACCACGGCCGTCTCCTTCGAGAACCAAGCGACCGGCGGGACGACCGTGACGGTCGACTCCGTCACGCTCCCCGACGGCGGCTTCGTGACGATTCACGACGCCTCCGTCACGGACGGCAACGTCCTCGGGAGCGTCGTCGGGTCGTCGGCGTACCTCGACGCCGGCACCCACGAGGACGTGACCGTCCACCTCGACGAACCGGTCGACGAGTCCGGCACGTTCGTCGCCATGCCCCACATGGACTCCGACGGCGACCGCGTCTACTCGTTCGTCGCGGCCAACGGCGAGGCGGACGGCCCGTACACGGCCGACGGGAGCGCCGTCGTCGACACCGCGACGGTCAACGCGAGCGCGACCGTCTCGATGTCCGACCAGCCCACGACCGGCGACTCGGTCGTGGTCGACCGGGTCGAACTCTCGCAGGGCGGCTTCGTGACGATTCACGACGCCTCCGTCACCGAGGGCGCGGTGTTCGAGAGCATCCGCGGCACCTCGGCGTACCTGCCCGCCGGCGTCCACGAGAACGTCCGCGTCGAACTGGACGCGCCCGTGACCGAGAACACGACGCTCGTCCCGATGGCGCACATGGACACCGACGGTGACGAGACGTACACCTTCCCCGAGTCGGAAGGCGAGACGGACGGCCCGTACACGGCTGACGGCAGTCCCGTCGTCGACACCGCGATGGCCATGCCGTCGGACAGCGCGAGCGTGAACTACACCGCGCAGGCCACCGGCGGCTACTCCGTCGTCGTCGACTCGGCGTACCTGCCCGACGGCGGCTTCGTGACGGTCCACGACGGGACGGTCACGGAAGGACAGGTCTTCGAGAGCATCCGCGGCACCTCCGCGTACCTCGAACCCGGCCTGCACCGCGACGTGCGGGTCACCCTCGACTCGCCGCTGAACGAGACGACGACCGTCGTCCCGATGGCGCACATGGACACCGACGGCGACGAGACGTACACCTTCCCCGAGTCGGAGGGTGGGGCCGACGGTCCGTACACGGCTGACGGCAGCCCCGTCGTCGACAGCGGCGAGGCGACCGTCTCCGCCAGCGTCGACTACACGACGAAGGCCTCGGACGGCGCGACCGTCGTGGTCGACCGGGTCGAACTCTCCGAGGGCGGCTTCGTGACGATTCACGACCCGTCGCTGTCGGGCGGCGCGGTGTTCGACAGCGTGGTCGGCACCTCGATGTACCTGCCCGCCGGCGTCCACGAGGACGTCGCAGTCACCTTCGATGAGCCGATTCGCTCCTCGCAGGTGCTCACCCCCATGGCGCACATGGACACCAACGACAACGAGGCCTACGACTTCGTGACCAGCGAGGGCGAGGCGGACGGCCCGTACACGGCTGACGGCGGCGCGGTCGTCGCCAGCGCCCACACCTCGGTCAACGCGGTCGTGACCGCGATGGACCAGTCCGGCGACGGCACGACCGTCACCGTCGACTCCGTCACGCTCCACGACGGCGGCTTCGTGACGGTCCACGACGCGACGGTCACCGAGGGCGCGGTGTTCGAGAGCGTCCGCGGCACCTCCGCGTACCTCGACGCCGGCACCCACGAGAACGTCGAAATCAGCCTCGACGCGCCGCTCGACGAGTCCGGCACCGTCGTCCCGATGGCGCACATGGACACCAACGGCAACGAGGCCTACGACTTCGTGACCGGCGAGGGCGAAAACGACGGTCCCTACGTGGCCGCCGGCGGTGCAGTCATCGCCACGGCCAACTACACGGTCGAAGGCACGATGTCCGAGACGACGACCGACGAGCCGACCGACTCGATGACAGACGAACCGACCGAGACGATGACCGACGAGCCCGCGACCGAGATGACTGACGAGTCGATGGAGACGACGACCGAGTCGTCAACCGACGCGCCCGGCTTCGGCCTCGTCGTGGCCCTCGTCGCGCTCGTCGCGGCGGCGCTCGTCGCCGCCCGGCGTCGGTAA
- a CDS encoding pyridoxamine 5'-phosphate oxidase family protein — translation MDASDPTGPWSRARVDGFLADATVPVRLSCRTPADDLWMLSLWYEWDPEASELRCATSADADVVRFLRARDDVAFEISTNDPPYRGVRGRGTATVEPDAEKAVLRRLITRYLGDTDSELAKRLLSPERDEVVIRIRPERVHTWDYAARMRSSE, via the coding sequence ATGGACGCCTCCGACCCCACCGGCCCGTGGTCACGCGCCCGCGTCGACGGCTTCCTCGCCGACGCGACCGTCCCGGTTCGGCTCTCGTGTCGCACCCCGGCGGACGACCTCTGGATGCTCTCTTTGTGGTACGAGTGGGACCCCGAAGCGTCCGAACTCCGGTGTGCCACCTCTGCCGACGCCGACGTGGTGCGATTCCTCCGCGCCCGCGACGACGTGGCGTTCGAAATCTCGACGAACGACCCGCCGTACCGGGGCGTCCGCGGCCGGGGCACCGCGACCGTCGAACCCGACGCGGAGAAGGCAGTGCTGCGGCGACTCATCACGCGCTATCTCGGCGACACCGACTCGGAACTGGCGAAGCGATTGCTCTCGCCCGAGCGCGACGAGGTCGTGATTCGGATTCGACCCGAGCGGGTGCACACGTGGGACTACGCGGCGCGGATGCGTTCGTCGGAGTAG
- the arcS gene encoding archaeosine synthase yields the protein MTDYFEVHARDGAARIGELRLSDSVTTPAVVDDVLADAGSLWAAERELPDGSDDVLTVLPHRSLPAGSADEVRESFSVAYPDVDFPSAAVVTADTADDFGADAYVLSDAQGFVGHARAFRDNVIEAKENLPADTALVLSGVATPRNVSLLVYAGVDLVDEKLARARGLEGFYLTSDGEYFLEDLDELPCACEACRKPASEFTRADAADHNANALRAELARVRRRVRDGRLRDYVEGQARHDQWLTALFRRFDQQYSFMEQRVPVIRDSELTAASEESIDRVEIQRFADRVTKRYRNRFDNPLVLLPCSAKKPYSESQSHRQFQEAVQYRAHMVSMTSPIGVVPQELELTYPAQHYDSVVTGDWSEDEKSFVAEVLRRYLERNDYPRIIAHLPPGAYTDIVERVADDLDLDVEFTVSEHPTTTESIGNLMRTLDGEPKFTREEREHNVVKALADYQLGPDAGDALFSDVALEMTSRYPKLQVWNDAGVQLATMVPQYGVLSFTLEGAKVWRDSDAPTKTVEIDGFVPHGSVLAPGVVDADEDIRPGDEVVVEGPKAFAIGRAEMGGRELVESTRGIGVEIRHVEER from the coding sequence ATGACCGACTACTTCGAGGTTCACGCCCGCGACGGCGCCGCCCGAATCGGGGAGTTGCGGCTCTCCGACTCGGTGACGACGCCGGCGGTCGTGGACGACGTGCTCGCGGACGCCGGAAGTCTCTGGGCGGCCGAGCGCGAACTCCCCGACGGCTCCGACGACGTGCTGACCGTGCTCCCCCACCGCTCGCTCCCCGCCGGGAGCGCCGACGAGGTGCGCGAGTCGTTTTCGGTGGCCTACCCCGACGTGGACTTCCCGTCGGCCGCCGTCGTCACCGCCGACACGGCCGACGATTTCGGCGCTGACGCCTACGTCCTCTCCGACGCGCAGGGCTTCGTCGGCCACGCGCGCGCCTTCCGCGACAACGTCATCGAGGCGAAGGAGAACCTCCCCGCCGACACGGCGCTCGTGCTCTCGGGCGTCGCCACGCCCCGGAACGTCTCGCTTCTCGTCTACGCCGGCGTCGACCTCGTCGACGAGAAACTCGCCCGCGCCCGCGGGCTGGAGGGCTTCTACCTCACGAGCGACGGCGAGTACTTCCTCGAAGACCTCGACGAACTCCCCTGCGCCTGCGAGGCCTGCCGCAAACCAGCCTCCGAGTTCACCCGCGCCGACGCGGCCGACCACAACGCCAACGCCCTGCGCGCCGAACTCGCTCGGGTCCGGCGTCGCGTCCGCGACGGGCGGCTTCGGGACTACGTCGAGGGGCAGGCCCGCCACGACCAGTGGTTGACCGCCCTGTTCCGCCGGTTCGACCAGCAGTACAGTTTCATGGAACAGCGGGTTCCCGTCATCCGCGATTCGGAACTCACCGCGGCGTCCGAGGAGTCAATCGACCGCGTGGAGATTCAGCGGTTCGCCGACCGCGTGACCAAGCGCTACCGCAACCGCTTCGACAACCCGCTCGTGCTCCTGCCGTGTTCGGCCAAAAAGCCGTACAGCGAGTCACAGAGCCACCGACAGTTCCAGGAGGCCGTCCAGTACCGCGCACACATGGTGTCGATGACTTCGCCCATCGGCGTCGTCCCGCAGGAACTCGAACTCACCTACCCCGCCCAGCACTACGACTCGGTCGTCACGGGCGACTGGTCGGAAGACGAGAAGTCGTTCGTCGCCGAGGTGCTTCGGCGCTATCTGGAGCGCAACGACTACCCGCGAATCATCGCGCACCTCCCGCCGGGCGCGTACACGGACATCGTCGAACGCGTCGCCGACGACTTGGACCTCGACGTGGAGTTCACCGTCTCCGAACACCCGACGACGACGGAGTCCATCGGCAACCTGATGCGGACGCTCGACGGCGAACCCAAGTTCACTCGCGAGGAGCGCGAGCACAACGTCGTGAAGGCCCTCGCGGACTACCAACTCGGCCCGGACGCGGGCGACGCGCTCTTTTCGGACGTGGCGTTGGAGATGACGAGTCGGTATCCCAAACTTCAGGTGTGGAACGATGCAGGCGTGCAGTTGGCGACGATGGTCCCGCAGTACGGCGTGCTCTCCTTTACGCTCGAAGGCGCGAAGGTGTGGCGCGACAGCGACGCGCCGACGAAGACGGTCGAAATCGACGGCTTCGTTCCCCACGGCTCGGTCCTCGCGCCGGGCGTCGTCGACGCCGACGAAGACATCCGTCCGGGCGACGAAGTCGTCGTCGAGGGGCCGAAGGCGTTCGCCATCGGCCGCGCGGAGATGGGCGGCCGCGAACTGGTCGAGTCCACGCGCGGCATCGGCGTCGAAATCCGCCACGTCGAAGAGCGGTAA
- a CDS encoding helix-turn-helix domain-containing protein, translating into MKLAVPTDFDILEALSDRRRNTAVNLSYILDKNRSYINTRLPILADYGLLARVGPAPNSGLYEITDKGLVVLDNRDQYRADGVDFDALVESELRARTDEANA; encoded by the coding sequence ATGAAGTTGGCCGTCCCAACTGACTTCGACATCCTCGAAGCGCTTTCAGATCGGAGGCGAAACACCGCCGTGAACCTCTCGTATATCCTCGATAAGAACCGCTCGTACATCAACACGCGACTGCCGATTCTCGCGGACTACGGCCTGTTGGCGCGAGTCGGGCCCGCGCCGAACTCCGGGCTGTACGAAATCACCGACAAGGGGCTGGTCGTCCTCGACAACCGCGACCAGTACCGAGCCGACGGCGTCGACTTCGACGCGCTCGTCGAGTCCGAACTCAGGGCGCGGACCGACGAGGCGAACGCCTAA